The DNA region GGCTGGTCGGGCCCCAGTTCTGGTAGGCGAAGTCGGGCAGCGTGAAGCTCTCATGGATGACCCACGCGGTGGGCAGCCCCGACCGCTTGGCCGCGTCGGCCGCGACGAAGCCGCCCAGCGTGTTGATCAGCGCCACCCCGGCGCCGGAGCATTTGGCGAACCGCGCCAGCTCGGCGACGTGCCCCTCGTAGTAGGGCACGGTCGAGTGCCGGTAGTGGGTGGTGATGTGGACCGGGATGCCGAGTTCGGCGCAGTCGGCCCGCAGCGGGCCGTCGGTCTCGCTGACCAGGCTCGCCTGCCAGCCGTGGTCCTTGACCATGCCTTCCAGCAGGGCCTGCAGCCAGAGCTGGCCGCCGCCGAGACCGAGGCTGTGGGTGTAGACGAGGACGTGCTTCGGGTCGGTGATGGCCCGCACCCGCGTCATGGCCTTGGCAGTCTCGGCGGCCAGTTCGTCGGCGAGCTCGGCCTCCTGCGGGTCCGCCTCGGGGTTGCGCAGGACGAAGGTCCGGCTGGGCGAGAGGTATTCGCCCTGCCCCTCGGTCCGGTACCGCACGCGCAGCGACAGCGTCCGTTCCTCGCCGGGGGCGAGGTCAACCGGCACCCTGGCCTCGAACCCGCTGATCGAGGCGTCGTCGAACGCGGGGAACTCCTTGGGCACGTCCTTGCGCGGCAGCCGGGTCCTGGCCCGGACCGTGCCGCCGCCCTCGACCATGACCTCGATCAGACTCGGCGCGCGGCTGTTCAGCATCGCCCACCCGCACACGAAGACGACGTGGCCTGGGGCGACCTTGTCGGCCTTGGGCGACTCCAGCTCGCCGAGCCAGAGGGGATCGGCGCCCGGTTCGGTGCCCACCTCGATCGCGCACTGCGACAGCGCGATCGTGCGGTCCGGCCCGTAGACGACGATCAGGTGCCTGCCGTGCGGCACCAAGGTCCCCGGCCGCGCCCGCCACTGCAGCGCGCCCTCCGGTGCGCCGGGACAGTCGGCGGGGTGCAGGTCGGCCTCGATGGCGCCGATCTCGACGGTCACCTCGTCGAGGCTGGTCACGCCGGTCGTCCAGCCCGCCACCTCGAACATATGGGACACCAGCCGGTCCGGGGCGAGCACACCCGCGGTGTGGACCGTCATCATCGTGTAGATACCTCAGTTCTTCCCCGCAGAGTCCGTCAGCACGGTACTCGGCGGGCCGGGAGGCCGTGGCGAGACAGTCGATTTGTTACCGGTGCCTTGCGGTGCTTTCCCCAGCCGGGGGCGTCCCACTGGTTGTCGCCGTACAGTCGGGGCATGGCGCTCTTCGGACGAGACAAGAGTCGGATGGTCACCCCGGATGGGTCTCTCCCCGGCAGGCCCGAGCCGATAGTCGCGCCGCTGGGCCACGCGGTGCTCGACGGCCACCCTCTGACGCCGCCGTTCCCCGACGGTGTCCGCACGGCCGTGTTCGCGATGGGCTGCTTCTGGGGCGCCGAGCGCACGTTCTGGCGGTTGCCCGGGGTGTATTCGACCGCCGTCGGCTACACGGCCGGGTACACGCCGAACCCGACGTACGAGGAGGTGTGTTCCGGTCGGACCGGGCACACCGAGGCCGTCCTGGTCGCCTACGACCCGGCGGTGGCGGGCTTCGAGGCGCTGCTCAAGGTGTTCTGGGAGGGCCACGACCCGACGCAGGGCATGCGGCAGGGCAACGACCTCGGCACCCAATACCGCTCCGGCGCCTACTACGCCGACGACGCGCAGAAGGCCGCCATCGAGGAGAGCGTGGCGGGCTACCAGCGCGAACTCGACCGCGCGGGGCTTGGGGTGATCACCACGGAGGTCGCGCTCGCTGGGCCGTTCTACTACGCCGAGGACTACCACCAGCAATATTTGGAAAAAGTTCCAAACGGCTACTGCGGTCTGGGCGGTACCGGTGTTTCCTGCCCGGTGGGCTTGGCATTGGACGAATAGCTCCCGCCACGAGGAGCGCAGCAGTGGTCACGTAGAGTGTTCGTGTGAGTTCGGCAGCACTTTCCCAGTGGCGTGTACATAGGGCGTCCAGGCTCGAACGTCTGCTGAATGCGCACGTCGCGGTTGGAGGCTCGGCGGCAGGGCGGCGCTGGGCGACTCAGGAGTTGAACCACGCCATCCTGCTCCGCCTCGCGAGCGAGTTCCAGGGCTTCTGCCGCGACCTCCACGACGAAGCCGTACTAGCACTTGTCGCTGCAGTCGCTCCGAGTAACACCCAAGTCCGGCAGGTACTCTCCGTTCCGTTTCGCGCCGCGCGTCGACTGGATAGAGGCAACGCAGAGCCGGGAGGCCTCGGCAATGACTTCGGCCTGTTGGGGATGACTTTGTGGCCGGACCTGAAGTCGAGGTATCCAGCCAAGGGTGACGAGTGGCGGCGAAGGCTTGAGCTGCTGAACGAAGCTCGCAACGGTGTCGCTCACGACGATGCGAGCAAGATCCTCAAAGTGCACGCTGCGGGTTGGCCCCTGACCCTGTCATCGATCAAGAAGTGGCGAACGACGCTGGACGGATTGGCCGGGGGCATGGACACTGTAACCAGCGAATACCTTCATCAACTACTAGGCGTGAGGCCATGGTGAGAGGAGGAGACATGCACGAGCTTCCGAGTCCAGGCGATCGAGTTCGGGTCCCGTTCGGCGTTCACACGCTCGAAGGCCGAGTGCTGCGCACCTCCGACTTTGGCGTTGGCCCCCTGGTGACGGTCGAGGTCGAGGTCGACGGAGCCGCGGAACCGATCCTGGCGACCTATGATCTCGACGCTGTCGAGGTAGCCGCTGCGGCGTGACTCCGCGTTGGGTTCTATGTGATTGCCCAAACTGCTACCACCAGCTGTTCTTGCACAAGGTCCCCAACGGCTACTGCGGGCTAGGCGGTACGGGCGTGAGCTGCCCTGTGGGACTTGGCACCGAGTCCTGAAGGAGCTGTAGGTCTCACGCAGGGTGACGCTTGTTCGACATTCTGCTGAATAGCGTAGTTGGTATGAACAGTTCGGGTGACCTACTGGATGGCGTCCGGCAGGCGGATCGTGCTGTTGACCGTGTTCCGCAAGACGCGCATGCGGGAGCAGCGAAAGGTGGATCGCGCGCGTCGAGCGCTGCAGCGACGTGTCGTACAGGCCCACACGCTGGAGGATGAGGAACATGTCCGATAAGCGGGACTGGTCGGAGCTTCGTGATCGACGTATGGCCGAGCCCGGAGCGGCTGAAGCCTACGAAGTGACGCGGTTGGCGTTCGAACTTGGCAAGACTGTTCGCGAGTTGCGCGAAGGTCGAGGCTGGACACAGGTGCAGCTTGCCGATGCGGCAAGCATGACCCAACCGGCAATCGCGCGATTCGAAGCAGGCGGGACGATGCCCACACTTCCGGTACTGGAGCGATTGGCCCACGCGTTGGGAGCAGAGTTGGTCGTTCGGTTGGCGCTGCCGTCGTCTGCTGCATGACGTGGTACTTGCACCCAATGGCTGCCGCGGCGTGACGTGCCCGATTGGCCTTGATGCGGCGGCTGCCGACGATTGACCAACTGTATAGATTTCTGTACAGTTTTGCCATGGTCACTTTGAAGGATGCCCGTGAACTCAGCGTCACGGACGCGACGAAGCGCGGTGTCGCGGGTCTCGTCGCCGACGCGGAGGGTGGCACCGACCTTGTGGTGACCCGGCGTCAGCATCCGGTCGCGGCCGTTGTGGGAATTCGTCGGCTCGCTGAACTTGAGGAGGCCGCCGCCGACCTTCGGGACTTGGCGCTGGTTCTCTCGCGTGCGGTGACCGACACCGGGCGGCGCACGTCGCTTGACGAGGTTATCGCCGCCTTCGGTCACACCCGCGAGTCGCTCGCCGCGATCGACGACGAGTAGTAGATGACGGAGGTTGTCTTCACCGACGCGGCCATCGACGACCTGCGTCGCTTGGGGCGCGATGTTGTGCCGAAGGTTCTCAAGAAGGTGTTGATCCTGCTCGATGATCCGGAAGCGGGGCATCCGCTCGGTGGGCAACTGACCGGCTTCCGAAAATTGGTGGTCGGGCGAAACCACTGGCGAGTCGTCTATCGAGTCACGGAATCAGGTTCCGTCGAGATCTGCGAGGTCTGGTGTGTTGGCGCCAGGTCGGATTCCGAGGTGTACGGAGAGGCGTCGTCCAGGGTCGCGGCCGCGGTGGGACGAAACCCTGAGGTGCGGCGACTCGCGGCTGTGATCGAGCGGCTCGGTCGGTTGGCCGGTGATGTTGTCGTTGAAGAAGCGCCGCGCGGTGATCCCGTTCCTGATTGGCTCGCTGAACGACTTATCCATACCGCGGGAATCCAGCCCGAGAAGGTCGCTTCACTCGATCTCGAACAGGCTGTTGATCTTTGGACAGCGTTCACCACCGGACAGCGCTCGTGATCGGCCTGGGTGTTCGGCCGGAGTAGCGTGGGAAATCGCTCCGATTGGTCGTCGCGTGGCGCATGATGGCGCGCATGGGTGAGAGAGCTCGGGCGCGGGTCGCTGATGCGTTGGGGACGTGGGTGGAGCCGGCGCAGGTTCGCGCTGAGGGGCGTGCGCTTCGGGCTGTCGTCGGGCACGGGGCGCATCGGCGGATGGCGCTGGGGGCGGAGCGGCCGTCGATCGTGGAGTTCGTCCGGGCGTCCAATGCCGGGCGGGTGCCTGATCTGGTGCCGTTGCGGGTGGGGCGGATGCTGGCTTCGCCGTTCGCGTTCTTTCGGGGCAGTGCCGGGCTGATGGCGGGGGATCTCGCCGCCGCGCCGTCGACCGGGGTGCACGCGCAGCTGTGCGGTGACGCGCACGCCGCCAACTTCGGGCTCTACGGGACGCCCGATGGGCAGATCGTCATGGACATCAACGACTTCGACGAGACGCTGCCCGGGCCGTGGGAATGGGATCTGAAGCGGCTGGCGACGAGCCTGGTCTTGGCGGGCCGCGAGGGCGCGGTGTCGGCGAAGGGGTGTCGCGACGCCGCCGAGGATGTCGTGCGGTCCTATCGCAAGACCATCGATCACCTGGCTGAGCAGCCGTTCCTCGACTCGTGGACCGCGCTGGGCGACGAGTCCGTGCTGAGCAAGGTGCGGGCCGAGGAACTGTTCGACGACTTCGCCAAGGCGGCCAAGAAGGCGCGGAAGAACACCAGTGCCAGGGTCGCGGCGCGGTGGACGAGCAGGGGCGACGACCAGCGGTGGCGGTTCGTCGTGGACCCGCCGGTGTTGACCGCGGTCGACGACGAGGTGGCCGACGCGGTGGTGGGGGCGCTGCCCGAGTACGTCGACACGCTGCGGGAGTCGCGGCGGAACCTGATCATGCGCTACGGGGTGTCCGATGTGGCCTTCCGCGTGGTCGGGACCGGGAGCGTGGGCCTGCGCAACTACCTGGCGCTGCTGCACGGCAATGGCGACGAGGCGCTGATCCTGCAGGTCAAGGAGGCGCGGCCGTCGGCGCTGGCCGAGCACCTTGGGGTCGGGGCGGCCAAGCACGAGGGCAAGCGGATCGTGCACGGGGCGCGGCTGGTGCAGGCCGAGACCGACATCCTGCTCGGCTGGACGACCGTCCAGGGCCGCGACTACATCGTCCGCCAGTTCCGCAACCGCAAGGGCGAGATCGACGCGACCACGCTCGACCGCGACCACCTCGACGACTACGGCAGGCTCGCGGGGGCGCTGCTGGCCCGCGCGCACACCCGGTCGGTCGACCCGCGGCTGCTCTCCGGGTACTGCGAGGGCGGCGACCTGGACGAGGCGTTCGCCGACTACGCCATCGCCTACGC from Alloactinosynnema sp. L-07 includes:
- a CDS encoding glycosyltransferase family 4 protein, coding for MTVHTAGVLAPDRLVSHMFEVAGWTTGVTSLDEVTVEIGAIEADLHPADCPGAPEGALQWRARPGTLVPHGRHLIVVYGPDRTIALSQCAIEVGTEPGADPLWLGELESPKADKVAPGHVVFVCGWAMLNSRAPSLIEVMVEGGGTVRARTRLPRKDVPKEFPAFDDASISGFEARVPVDLAPGEERTLSLRVRYRTEGQGEYLSPSRTFVLRNPEADPQEAELADELAAETAKAMTRVRAITDPKHVLVYTHSLGLGGGQLWLQALLEGMVKDHGWQASLVSETDGPLRADCAELGIPVHITTHYRHSTVPYYEGHVAELARFAKCSGAGVALINTLGGFVAADAAKRSGLPTAWVIHESFTLPDFAYQNWGPTSPPPAVWNRWESTLAETDMLLFVADATREMFLPYSKPERCRTVRYGTPMWKLGGRTRAEVRRQARNSLGFGDDDIVLVNVGVAESRKGQGPLISAMERIRERHPNARLSIVGLHPSPYGLALEDTVRRADMRESVRLVPVQRDPTPWLYSADIFVNSSDIESLPRSILEAVCCGIPVAATDVFGAREMIVDGETGWLYETNDVDALTATLLRALDTTAARRREMARAAHAKLAGWLDPAGYAREYSDILTELAAGGRETTGGDLVR
- the msrA gene encoding peptide-methionine (S)-S-oxide reductase MsrA, whose product is MALFGRDKSRMVTPDGSLPGRPEPIVAPLGHAVLDGHPLTPPFPDGVRTAVFAMGCFWGAERTFWRLPGVYSTAVGYTAGYTPNPTYEEVCSGRTGHTEAVLVAYDPAVAGFEALLKVFWEGHDPTQGMRQGNDLGTQYRSGAYYADDAQKAAIEESVAGYQRELDRAGLGVITTEVALAGPFYYAEDYHQQYLEKVPNGYCGLGGTGVSCPVGLALDE
- a CDS encoding helix-turn-helix transcriptional regulator; translated protein: MSDKRDWSELRDRRMAEPGAAEAYEVTRLAFELGKTVRELREGRGWTQVQLADAASMTQPAIARFEAGGTMPTLPVLERLAHALGAELVVRLALPSSAA
- a CDS encoding type II toxin-antitoxin system RelE/ParE family toxin; this translates as MTEVVFTDAAIDDLRRLGRDVVPKVLKKVLILLDDPEAGHPLGGQLTGFRKLVVGRNHWRVVYRVTESGSVEICEVWCVGARSDSEVYGEASSRVAAAVGRNPEVRRLAAVIERLGRLAGDVVVEEAPRGDPVPDWLAERLIHTAGIQPEKVASLDLEQAVDLWTAFTTGQRS
- a CDS encoding DUF2252 domain-containing protein; the encoded protein is MGERARARVADALGTWVEPAQVRAEGRALRAVVGHGAHRRMALGAERPSIVEFVRASNAGRVPDLVPLRVGRMLASPFAFFRGSAGLMAGDLAAAPSTGVHAQLCGDAHAANFGLYGTPDGQIVMDINDFDETLPGPWEWDLKRLATSLVLAGREGAVSAKGCRDAAEDVVRSYRKTIDHLAEQPFLDSWTALGDESVLSKVRAEELFDDFAKAAKKARKNTSARVAARWTSRGDDQRWRFVVDPPVLTAVDDEVADAVVGALPEYVDTLRESRRNLIMRYGVSDVAFRVVGTGSVGLRNYLALLHGNGDEALILQVKEARPSALAEHLGVGAAKHEGKRIVHGARLVQAETDILLGWTTVQGRDYIVRQFRNRKGEIDATTLDRDHLDDYGRLAGALLARAHTRSVDPRLLSGYCEGGDLDEAFADYAIAYADQTAADHAELVAAVEAGLLPALIEQPVG